A portion of the bacterium genome contains these proteins:
- a CDS encoding ABC transporter ATP-binding protein, with protein sequence MERTVLIRLCALARHYEVGGETVRALDGVDLELPQGDFAAIMGPSGSGKSTLMNLLGCLDRPTAGSYWLAGHPIHDERDDAVLSRLRGREIGFIFQTFNLLPRLDAVENVELPLVYQGVAAPERRRRAEEALRRVGLSERARHRPGQLSGGQRQRVAIARALVTGPSLLLADEPTGNLDSRTAGEILDLFDHLHGEGQTLVVVTHEAEVATRARRIIHLHDGRVERIVTPSLDTPACS encoded by the coding sequence CCGTCCTCATCCGACTCTGCGCCCTGGCCCGCCATTATGAGGTGGGGGGCGAGACGGTGCGTGCCCTGGATGGCGTGGATCTCGAGCTGCCGCAGGGCGACTTCGCCGCCATCATGGGTCCATCCGGCAGCGGCAAGAGCACCTTGATGAACCTGCTGGGCTGCCTCGACCGGCCGACGGCGGGCTCCTACTGGCTGGCCGGCCATCCCATCCACGACGAGCGCGACGACGCCGTGCTCAGCCGCCTGCGCGGGCGCGAGATCGGCTTCATCTTCCAGACCTTCAACCTGCTGCCCCGCCTGGATGCCGTCGAGAACGTGGAGCTTCCCCTCGTCTACCAGGGTGTCGCCGCCCCCGAGCGGCGCCGTCGGGCGGAGGAGGCCCTGCGCCGGGTCGGCCTCTCCGAGCGTGCCCGCCACAGGCCGGGCCAGCTGTCGGGGGGGCAGCGCCAGCGCGTGGCCATTGCCCGCGCCCTGGTGACCGGGCCCAGCCTCCTGCTGGCCGACGAGCCCACCGGCAACCTGGACAGCCGCACGGCCGGGGAGATCCTCGACCTCTTCGACCACCTGCACGGCGAGGGCCAGACCCTGGTCGTGGTGACTCATGAGGCCGAGGTGGCGACCCGCGCCCGCCGCATCATCCATTTGCACGACGGCCGGGTGGAGCGCATCGTGACCCCCTCCCTGGACACCCCCGCCTGCTCCTGA